A genomic stretch from Candidatus Cloacimonas sp. includes:
- a CDS encoding nucleoside monophosphate kinase: protein MIKVIVFLGIQGSGKGTQAELLAVKTGFQHINIGDLLREEVSKQTELGKKVQSIIAQGDLVNDELIFELVRSSLAESCPGVIFDGFPRTKAQAEFLLKNYLVLRVYYLELSAEEAIERIEARRICGFCGETYNDISKKPKREGFCDLCNSPLVQRADDTGDAIRQRVKEFYNQTFALKEYFADKGLLKEISARANIETIHQKIMSDLQTNHPIN from the coding sequence ATGATAAAGGTAATTGTCTTTTTAGGAATCCAAGGTAGCGGAAAAGGCACACAGGCAGAACTTTTAGCGGTAAAAACCGGTTTTCAGCACATAAATATCGGTGATTTACTGAGGGAAGAAGTAAGCAAACAAACGGAACTCGGTAAAAAAGTGCAGTCCATCATTGCCCAAGGAGATTTAGTTAATGATGAATTGATTTTTGAACTGGTACGCTCTTCTTTGGCGGAAAGCTGCCCGGGTGTAATTTTTGATGGCTTTCCCAGAACAAAAGCGCAGGCAGAATTTCTCTTAAAAAATTATTTGGTTTTAAGAGTTTACTATCTGGAATTAAGCGCCGAAGAAGCGATTGAAAGAATTGAAGCACGCAGAATATGCGGTTTTTGTGGTGAGACCTATAATGACATTAGTAAAAAACCTAAGCGGGAAGGATTTTGTGATTTGTGCAATTCTCCTTTAGTTCAGCGTGCGGATGATACCGGCGATGCCATTCGTCAACGAGTGAAAGAATTTTATAATCAGACCTTTGCCTTGAAAGAGTATTTTGCCGATAAGGGATTGCTGAAAGAAATTTCTGCTCGAGCAAATATAGAAACTATTCACCAAAAAATAATGAGCGATTTACAAACGAACCATCCTATTAACTGA